The following are encoded together in the Desulfomicrobium apsheronum genome:
- the hpsH gene encoding (2S)-3-sulfopropanediol dehydratase activating enzyme has product MSALEDKKKKGLVFNIQKYSVHDGPGIRTIVFLKGCPLSCNWCSNPESQKSEPELAFNAGRCLTFSKCTRCLQACLRGAIIREADDTLRIDRALCDGCPKNCAEACPSQGLIVYGQERSVDDVLKVVEQDAAFYTRSSGGLTLSGGEPLMQGEFALALLRDARRRRIKTAVETCGMVPWKTLEAASEYLNYVLYDIKHMDSGIHEAQTGCSNERILDNFRKLALLDPDKTILARTPVIPGFNDSEEAIIAIAKFLEPFPNVRYEMLPYHRLGTQKYHFLDRVPPMDEVTLDKSVMPRLIDAARSVLGDRVEVAK; this is encoded by the coding sequence ATGAGCGCGCTAGAAGACAAAAAGAAGAAAGGTCTGGTGTTCAACATCCAGAAATATTCCGTGCACGACGGCCCCGGAATCCGAACCATCGTGTTTCTGAAGGGTTGCCCCTTGTCCTGCAACTGGTGCAGCAATCCCGAGTCGCAGAAAAGCGAACCCGAGTTGGCCTTCAATGCCGGCCGCTGCCTCACCTTCTCAAAATGCACGCGCTGCCTGCAGGCCTGTCTGCGCGGCGCGATCATACGTGAGGCGGACGACACGCTGCGCATAGACCGCGCGCTTTGTGACGGGTGCCCGAAAAATTGCGCCGAGGCGTGTCCATCCCAGGGGCTTATCGTCTACGGACAGGAGCGAAGCGTCGATGATGTGCTGAAGGTCGTTGAGCAGGATGCGGCGTTCTACACCAGATCCAGCGGTGGATTGACCCTGTCCGGAGGGGAGCCGCTCATGCAGGGCGAGTTTGCCCTGGCTTTGCTGCGCGATGCGCGTCGTCGCAGAATCAAGACGGCGGTGGAGACGTGCGGGATGGTTCCATGGAAGACGCTGGAGGCCGCGTCCGAATATCTGAATTACGTCTTGTACGATATCAAGCATATGGATAGCGGGATTCATGAGGCACAGACCGGATGTTCCAATGAGCGGATTCTCGACAATTTCAGGAAGCTCGCCCTGCTTGATCCGGACAAGACGATTCTGGCCCGCACTCCGGTGATTCCCGGATTCAATGATTCGGAGGAGGCAATCATCGCCATTGCGAAGTTTCTGGAACCATTCCCGAATGTGCGCTACGAAATGCTTCCCTATCATCGTCTCGGGACACAGAAATATCATTTTCTCGATCGTGTTCCGCCCATGGATGAAGTCACGCTGGATAAATCCGTCATGCCAAGACTGATTGATGCCGCACGAAGCGTTCTTGGAGACAGGGTCGAAGTGGCGAAATAG
- the hpsG gene encoding (2S)-3-sulfopropanediol dehydratase, whose amino-acid sequence MTRFTCGCMSPQEERLYNQIEGKEDKFRKTHSRVFKLLEKFDGQKPRIDVERALYFTQSMQETEGQPLVLRWAKALKHIAENMTVYVQEDQLLLGRAGFDGRYGILYPELDGDFLDIAVRDLPTRTQSPATITPEDAKIVVEQIAPFWKGKTFHEKLNAALPEEVHKLTYDDPEGLMSRFIVNETASFRSSIQWVHDFEKILKRGFNDIKREAEAKLAILDPLSPKDNCEKRPFLEAIVIVSDAIVHWAKRHAVLAREVAEKETDPARKAELIRMAENAEHVPGEPARDFWEACQSQWFTQMFSRIEQKTGTTISNGRMDQYFFPYYAQDVEAGKLTEEQAMELLECMWVGMAEFIDMYISPTGGAFNEGYAHWEAVTVGGQTPDGRDATNDLTHLILKSKREFPLHYPDLAARIHSRSPESYLWDVAETIKDGSGFPKLINDEEIVPLYVSKGATFAEAYDYAVSGCTEARMPNRDTYTSGGAYINFAAAVEMVLRNGRMKKYGDAELGLKTGDPTTFATWEEFWNAYVQQHLLFLRAAFVQQYKINKIRATCFAQPMGSAMHDLCMKHCIDLHQEQIPEGINLGYFEYMGLGTVVDSLAAIKKLVFEDKKLTMQQIIDAIDANFEGHEDIEALLRSAPCYGNNDPYADSIGREIDRISVEYGGKYSKELGMHNDVRYVPFTSHVPFGKVVSATPNGRKQYTPLSDGSSASHGADVNGPTAILLSNYNTKNYGMRDRAARMLNIKFTPKCIEGEQGTEKLVSFIRTFCDLKIWHVQFNVINRDTLIAAKKDPQKYRNLIVRIAGYSAYFVDLSPDLQNDLIARTEHGDI is encoded by the coding sequence ATGACTCGCTTTACTTGTGGATGCATGTCGCCTCAGGAAGAACGCCTTTATAATCAGATTGAAGGCAAGGAAGATAAATTCAGAAAGACCCACAGTCGTGTCTTCAAGCTCCTGGAAAAATTTGACGGACAGAAACCGCGCATCGATGTCGAGCGTGCCTTGTATTTTACACAGTCGATGCAAGAGACTGAAGGACAGCCTCTTGTTCTGCGTTGGGCAAAGGCTCTGAAGCACATCGCCGAAAACATGACTGTTTACGTTCAGGAAGATCAGCTTTTGCTGGGTCGCGCCGGTTTCGACGGCCGCTACGGCATTCTCTATCCTGAACTCGATGGCGACTTTCTGGATATCGCGGTGCGCGACCTGCCCACCCGTACGCAGTCTCCCGCGACCATCACTCCCGAGGACGCAAAGATTGTCGTCGAGCAGATCGCTCCCTTCTGGAAGGGCAAGACCTTTCACGAGAAGCTCAACGCCGCACTGCCCGAGGAAGTTCACAAGCTGACCTACGACGATCCGGAAGGACTCATGTCCCGTTTCATCGTCAACGAGACCGCCTCGTTCCGTTCCTCCATCCAGTGGGTGCATGACTTCGAGAAGATTCTGAAGCGCGGCTTCAACGACATCAAGCGCGAAGCCGAAGCGAAGCTGGCCATCCTTGATCCGTTGAGCCCCAAGGACAATTGCGAGAAGAGACCTTTTCTTGAGGCCATCGTCATCGTCAGCGATGCCATCGTGCATTGGGCCAAGCGCCATGCCGTGCTTGCCCGTGAAGTGGCGGAGAAGGAAACCGACCCGGCCCGCAAGGCGGAGTTGATCCGCATGGCCGAAAACGCCGAGCACGTTCCCGGCGAGCCCGCCCGTGATTTCTGGGAAGCCTGTCAGAGCCAGTGGTTCACGCAGATGTTCTCCCGCATCGAGCAGAAGACCGGCACGACCATTTCCAACGGCCGCATGGACCAGTATTTTTTCCCTTACTACGCCCAGGACGTCGAGGCGGGCAAGCTGACCGAAGAGCAGGCCATGGAGCTTCTGGAGTGCATGTGGGTCGGCATGGCCGAATTCATCGACATGTACATCTCTCCCACGGGCGGCGCTTTCAATGAAGGCTACGCGCACTGGGAAGCCGTGACCGTTGGCGGACAGACCCCGGACGGACGCGACGCCACCAACGACCTGACGCACCTGATCCTGAAGTCCAAGCGCGAGTTCCCGCTGCATTACCCTGACCTCGCCGCCCGCATCCACAGCCGCTCCCCCGAGAGCTACCTGTGGGACGTGGCCGAGACCATCAAGGACGGCTCGGGCTTCCCCAAGCTGATCAACGACGAGGAGATCGTGCCGCTGTACGTCTCCAAGGGCGCGACCTTCGCCGAGGCCTATGACTACGCGGTGTCCGGCTGCACCGAGGCGCGCATGCCCAACCGCGACACCTACACCTCGGGCGGCGCGTACATCAACTTCGCCGCCGCCGTGGAAATGGTGCTGCGCAACGGCCGCATGAAGAAATACGGCGATGCCGAGCTCGGCCTGAAGACCGGCGATCCGACCACGTTCGCCACCTGGGAGGAGTTCTGGAACGCATACGTGCAGCAGCACCTGCTTTTCCTGCGCGCCGCCTTCGTGCAGCAGTACAAGATCAACAAGATCCGCGCGACCTGCTTCGCCCAGCCCATGGGTTCGGCCATGCACGACCTGTGCATGAAGCATTGCATCGACCTGCATCAGGAGCAGATCCCCGAGGGCATCAACCTCGGTTACTTCGAATACATGGGACTCGGCACTGTCGTTGACTCCCTTGCGGCCATCAAGAAGCTGGTCTTCGAGGACAAGAAGCTGACCATGCAGCAGATCATCGACGCCATCGACGCCAACTTCGAAGGGCACGAAGACATCGAGGCCCTGCTGCGCAGCGCTCCCTGCTACGGCAACAACGACCCCTATGCCGACAGCATCGGCCGTGAAATCGACAGGATTTCCGTCGAATACGGCGGCAAGTACAGCAAGGAACTGGGCATGCACAACGACGTGCGCTACGTGCCCTTCACCTCCCATGTGCCCTTCGGCAAGGTCGTCAGCGCGACCCCCAACGGACGCAAGCAGTACACTCCGCTGTCCGACGGCTCCTCCGCCTCCCACGGCGCGGATGTGAACGGGCCTACCGCCATCCTGCTCTCGAACTACAACACCAAGAACTACGGCATGCGCGACCGCGCGGCCCGCATGCTCAACATCAAGTTCACTCCCAAGTGCATCGAGGGCGAGCAGGGCACGGAAAAGCTCGTGTCCTTCATCCGCACCTTCTGCGACCTGAAGATATGGCACGTGCAGTTCAACGTCATCAACCGCGACACCCTCATCGCGGCCAAGAAGGACCCGCAGAAGTACCGCAACCTGATCGTGCGCATCGCAGGCTACAGCGCCTACTTCGTGGATCTCTCCCCCGATCTCCAGAACGACCTCATCGCTCGTACGGAGCATGGAGATATCTAA
- a CDS encoding TRAP transporter substrate-binding protein — protein MKKKIVFAALGLMAAIGLSGSFNAAEAGKPLTLRLGHPMAPGNNVTVGYEKFKELVEAKSDRKIRIQIFGNAQLGSDRVTTEAAQAGTLDMSSCSSPNMASFNKAYMALDLPYITAPKYQENLYKALDEGELGQELEKLSNEIGLTTLMFSQYGYRNFVSTKKPIRTVADLANLKVRTTDSPVEVAVATALGMNPAPVAWGETYTALQQGTVDAEGNTFSLLNDAKHTEVLKYAMDSNHNYSMHLLLMNKKKWDSLTPDQQRILGESAREALQWQREETVRLEAKAWEAFKEKGIEITILDDAERAKLKELTAPVRDKFAEQIPANLLKLLNETQQ, from the coding sequence ATGAAAAAGAAGATCGTTTTTGCAGCGCTGGGACTCATGGCCGCCATCGGTTTGTCCGGGAGCTTCAACGCCGCCGAGGCCGGAAAGCCGCTGACCCTTCGTCTTGGACACCCGATGGCTCCAGGTAACAACGTCACCGTCGGCTACGAAAAGTTCAAGGAACTGGTGGAAGCGAAAAGCGACAGGAAGATCCGCATTCAGATCTTCGGCAATGCCCAGCTCGGCAGCGACAGAGTGACCACCGAAGCGGCCCAGGCCGGCACGCTGGACATGTCCTCATGCTCCTCCCCGAACATGGCCAGCTTCAACAAGGCCTACATGGCCCTGGACCTGCCCTACATAACCGCTCCCAAGTATCAGGAAAACCTGTACAAGGCCCTCGATGAAGGCGAACTCGGCCAGGAACTGGAGAAGCTTTCCAACGAAATCGGCCTGACCACGCTCATGTTCAGCCAGTACGGATACAGAAACTTCGTCAGCACCAAGAAGCCCATCCGCACCGTGGCGGATCTGGCAAACCTCAAGGTCCGCACCACTGACTCTCCCGTCGAGGTTGCCGTGGCCACCGCGCTTGGCATGAACCCCGCTCCGGTTGCCTGGGGCGAGACCTACACCGCCTTGCAGCAGGGCACTGTCGATGCCGAAGGCAACACGTTTTCCCTGCTCAACGACGCCAAGCACACCGAAGTCCTGAAGTACGCCATGGACTCCAACCACAACTACAGCATGCACCTTCTGCTCATGAACAAAAAGAAGTGGGACAGCCTCACTCCCGACCAGCAGCGCATCCTTGGCGAATCCGCACGCGAAGCACTGCAGTGGCAGCGCGAGGAAACTGTCCGCCTTGAGGCGAAGGCCTGGGAAGCGTTCAAGGAGAAGGGAATCGAGATCACCATCCTGGACGACGCCGAACGCGCCAAGCTCAAGGAACTCACCGCGCCCGTGCGTGATAAATTCGCAGAGCAGATTCCCGCCAATCTGCTCAAGCTCTTGAACGAAACACAGCAATAA
- a CDS encoding TRAP transporter large permease subunit, with product MPITQINAPDTQSKCWAWIDENFEKIFLVSGLLLIILFITFQTTYRYLITHFSDTAGAAVWSEELSRYIFIWITYLALSVAIKKRSSIRIDIIFDKLPLRWQNASWVMVDTFFLILTLTICWTGWSQIERLLEFPQHTTALGIPYIIPYMVLPVGFGLMSLRLLQGLGRQVRICGLKDTLFALACVALVVSPVFVAEYIEPLPALFGYFVVLCLLGVPIAISLGLSTLATVICADTLPIQYLAQTAFTSIDSFPIMAIPFFIAAGVFMGAGGLSQRLLSLADEMLGGLYGGMALVTVATCMFFGAISGSGPATVAAIGALTVPAMVERGYDKYFAGALVAAAGAIGVMIPPSNPFVVYGISAQVSIGDLFLGGIVPGVLTGLVLMGYAYFFSKARNWHGEVRERSVKTLGKAFWNAKWALMVPVIVLGGIYGGLMTPTEAAAVAAFYGLIVGVFVYREIGFKKLFNCCVEATETSATIIVLMAMATLFGNIMTIEDVPGTIARAILSVTESKLVILLLINVLLLIVGIFMEALAAIVILTPILLPVVTGVGVSPLHFGIIMVVNLAIGFITPPVGVNLFVASGISKAKLSELSKSVIPMILLMIVVLLIITYIPEVPLFFISK from the coding sequence ATGCCCATCACACAAATCAACGCGCCAGACACTCAGTCGAAGTGCTGGGCCTGGATCGATGAAAATTTCGAAAAAATATTCCTTGTTTCGGGATTATTGCTGATAATCCTCTTCATCACCTTCCAGACCACTTACAGATACCTAATAACCCACTTCTCAGACACTGCGGGCGCGGCGGTCTGGAGTGAAGAGCTTTCCCGGTACATTTTCATCTGGATAACGTACCTGGCACTCTCCGTGGCCATCAAAAAACGCAGTTCGATCCGCATCGACATAATTTTCGACAAGCTCCCTCTGCGCTGGCAAAATGCAAGCTGGGTCATGGTCGACACGTTCTTCCTGATACTCACGCTCACCATCTGCTGGACGGGATGGTCGCAAATCGAAAGATTGCTCGAATTTCCCCAGCATACGACGGCCCTGGGCATTCCCTACATAATCCCGTACATGGTTCTGCCGGTAGGTTTCGGGCTCATGAGCCTGCGCCTGCTTCAGGGCCTGGGCCGCCAGGTTCGCATCTGCGGCCTGAAGGACACCCTGTTTGCGCTCGCATGCGTGGCCCTGGTCGTCTCTCCGGTCTTCGTCGCGGAGTACATCGAACCGCTGCCGGCCCTGTTCGGATATTTCGTGGTCCTGTGCCTTCTTGGCGTCCCCATCGCGATCTCCCTCGGACTGTCCACCCTGGCCACGGTCATCTGCGCCGACACCCTGCCCATTCAGTACCTGGCGCAGACGGCCTTCACATCCATCGACAGTTTCCCCATCATGGCCATCCCGTTCTTCATCGCGGCGGGCGTGTTCATGGGCGCGGGCGGCCTTTCGCAACGTCTCCTCTCCCTGGCCGACGAGATGCTCGGAGGACTGTATGGCGGCATGGCTCTGGTCACCGTCGCGACCTGCATGTTCTTCGGAGCCATCAGCGGCTCCGGCCCGGCCACCGTCGCTGCCATCGGAGCGCTGACCGTTCCGGCCATGGTGGAACGCGGATACGACAAATATTTCGCGGGCGCACTGGTTGCGGCTGCGGGCGCCATCGGCGTCATGATCCCGCCCAGCAATCCCTTCGTGGTTTACGGCATCTCGGCCCAGGTCTCCATCGGCGACCTCTTCCTGGGCGGCATCGTGCCTGGTGTTCTGACCGGGCTTGTGCTCATGGGTTATGCCTATTTCTTCTCCAAGGCCCGCAACTGGCACGGTGAAGTGCGCGAAAGAAGCGTAAAGACGCTGGGCAAGGCATTCTGGAACGCCAAGTGGGCGCTCATGGTGCCCGTCATCGTGCTCGGAGGCATCTACGGAGGCCTCATGACGCCCACGGAGGCGGCGGCTGTCGCGGCTTTTTACGGCCTGATCGTCGGCGTTTTCGTATACCGCGAGATCGGCTTCAAGAAACTGTTCAATTGCTGCGTCGAAGCCACCGAGACATCCGCCACGATCATCGTGCTCATGGCCATGGCCACCCTCTTCGGCAACATCATGACCATCGAGGACGTGCCGGGCACCATCGCCCGCGCCATCCTGAGCGTCACCGAGAGCAAGCTGGTCATCCTGTTGCTCATCAACGTCCTGCTGCTCATCGTCGGCATCTTCATGGAAGCCCTGGCCGCCATTGTCATCCTGACCCCCATCCTACTGCCCGTCGTGACCGGCGTGGGTGTCTCCCCGCTGCATTTCGGCATCATCATGGTCGTCAACCTGGCCATCGGCTTCATCACCCCGCCCGTCGGAGTGAACCTCTTCGTCGCCAGCGGCATCTCGAAGGCGAAACTCTCGGAGCTGTCCAAGTCCGTCATACCCATGATTCTGCTCATGATCGTGGTGCTCCTGATCATCACCTACATCCCAGAAGTACCGCTCTTCTTCATCTCGAAATAA
- a CDS encoding amidohydrolase family protein codes for MKIIDFRFRPNTPEIINGIKNSAMFKAACKAIGFDARQAQPLDEIVADLDRRGVERAVITGRDCETTYGSPANNGSVLEFCKAYPEKFIGFWGIDPHKKMAAVHEIVRAVEEHGMKGIAIDPYLAHIPACEARYYPLYTKCAELNLPVFVTMAPPPQVPGAIMDYADPRHVDQVARDFPELTIIMSHGGYPYVNESVYACLRNANVYMDFSEYERAPMADVFVQAMSTIIQDKVVFASAHPFIELKDALDAYASFPLSDEVRRKVMYENASRILGLHRN; via the coding sequence ATGAAAATCATTGATTTCCGTTTCCGCCCCAACACTCCTGAGATAATCAACGGCATCAAAAACAGCGCCATGTTCAAGGCAGCCTGCAAGGCCATCGGGTTCGACGCCCGCCAGGCCCAGCCCCTGGACGAGATCGTGGCCGATCTTGACCGGCGCGGCGTCGAACGCGCGGTCATCACCGGCCGCGACTGCGAAACCACCTACGGCTCCCCGGCCAACAACGGGAGCGTGCTGGAGTTTTGCAAGGCCTATCCCGAAAAGTTCATCGGTTTCTGGGGCATCGATCCGCACAAGAAAATGGCCGCCGTGCACGAAATTGTCAGGGCCGTCGAAGAACACGGCATGAAGGGCATCGCCATCGACCCCTATCTGGCCCACATCCCGGCCTGCGAGGCCCGCTACTATCCGCTGTACACCAAGTGCGCGGAACTGAATCTACCCGTGTTCGTGACCATGGCCCCTCCGCCGCAGGTTCCCGGCGCCATCATGGACTACGCCGATCCCCGTCACGTCGATCAGGTCGCCCGCGACTTCCCTGAACTGACCATCATCATGAGCCATGGCGGCTATCCGTACGTCAACGAAAGCGTCTACGCCTGCCTGCGCAACGCCAACGTCTACATGGATTTCTCGGAATACGAACGCGCGCCCATGGCCGACGTTTTCGTGCAGGCCATGAGCACCATCATCCAGGACAAGGTCGTCTTCGCCAGCGCCCACCCGTTCATCGAACTCAAAGACGCCCTTGACGCCTACGCATCCTTCCCCCTAAGCGACGAAGTTCGCCGCAAGGTCATGTACGAAAACGCAAGCCGCATCCTGGGCCTTCACCGCAACTAG
- a CDS encoding methyl-accepting chemotaxis protein, with protein sequence MKKRRSLQILMVGFIAAIVTLVLSGLGAMDYIRERSELTSSLDQDMQIISGRLAVNLVAPLWDMNADGAKGVLESEMTNRNLYAATIMHKDKLITGVVRDKTWNAVTLESPVEPGNYETITIPLVYEKSGKKTDLGELTLFMSKKFLNETLRETLLATILRVIVVDAILILGIVFFVRRTITRSLQGMIAMLKDIAEGEGDLTRRLEDKSGTEIQELADWFNIFIDKIRAIITEVVDNAQRLETSAQNLLQLSSTLSTSAEAMTGQSNSASTSLNSMSGNMNSVASAMEQFAVNIGTVAASSEEMSSTIHEISQNTAKAKDITGNAVLKSTEASERVNELGSAAQEISKVTETITAISSQTNLLALNATIEAARAGEAGRGFAVVANEIKELAMQTARATEEIREKIQGIQSATGTTVGEIHHISQIVGDVDQIVATIAAAVEEQSVTTRDIADNVGQASQGVKEVNENVAHADTVTRQIARSVDDVSGTSGDISNMAGTVQENSEALSALAKSLNTLVGKFKI encoded by the coding sequence ATGAAAAAAAGACGCAGCTTGCAAATTCTTATGGTGGGCTTCATTGCAGCTATCGTTACTCTTGTTTTGAGCGGGCTTGGTGCCATGGATTACATCAGGGAACGCTCAGAGCTGACCTCATCACTGGATCAGGATATGCAAATCATCTCCGGAAGATTGGCTGTAAACCTGGTTGCACCGCTCTGGGACATGAATGCTGATGGAGCCAAGGGCGTGCTTGAAAGTGAAATGACCAATCGGAATCTTTACGCCGCCACGATCATGCACAAGGACAAGCTCATTACCGGAGTGGTGCGGGATAAAACCTGGAATGCCGTCACTCTGGAAAGTCCCGTGGAACCTGGGAACTATGAAACAATCACGATTCCCCTGGTTTACGAGAAAAGCGGCAAAAAGACCGACCTGGGCGAACTCACACTGTTCATGAGCAAAAAGTTCCTGAACGAGACGCTTCGCGAAACACTGCTGGCCACGATACTGCGCGTCATCGTGGTGGACGCCATACTGATCCTTGGCATCGTGTTTTTCGTTCGGCGCACGATTACGCGTTCACTGCAGGGAATGATCGCCATGCTCAAGGATATCGCGGAGGGCGAAGGCGACCTGACGAGGCGCCTTGAGGACAAATCCGGAACGGAAATCCAGGAACTGGCGGACTGGTTCAACATATTCATCGATAAAATCCGCGCCATCATTACCGAAGTGGTGGACAACGCCCAGCGCCTTGAAACGTCTGCCCAGAATCTTCTGCAACTCTCCTCCACCCTTTCGACATCTGCCGAGGCAATGACCGGACAATCGAATAGCGCCTCGACATCATTGAACTCCATGAGCGGCAACATGAATTCCGTGGCTTCCGCGATGGAACAATTCGCTGTCAATATCGGTACAGTGGCCGCTTCTTCCGAGGAAATGAGTTCAACCATCCATGAAATTTCGCAAAACACCGCCAAGGCCAAGGACATCACGGGAAATGCGGTGCTCAAGTCCACAGAGGCTTCAGAGAGAGTCAACGAACTCGGCAGCGCCGCGCAAGAGATCAGCAAGGTCACCGAAACCATTACGGCCATATCCTCCCAGACCAATCTCCTGGCTTTGAACGCAACCATCGAAGCCGCCCGGGCCGGAGAGGCAGGGCGCGGCTTTGCTGTCGTGGCAAATGAAATCAAGGAATTGGCCATGCAAACCGCTCGGGCCACCGAGGAAATCCGGGAGAAAATCCAGGGCATTCAGAGCGCAACCGGAACCACCGTCGGCGAAATACATCATATCAGCCAGATCGTCGGCGACGTCGATCAGATCGTGGCCACCATAGCAGCGGCTGTCGAAGAGCAATCCGTGACGACCCGCGACATCGCGGACAACGTTGGGCAAGCGTCCCAGGGCGTCAAGGAGGTGAACGAAAATGTTGCCCACGCGGACACTGTTACTCGTCAAATTGCACGAAGCGTTGACGATGTCAGCGGCACTTCAGGGGACATATCCAACATGGCGGGGACAGTGCAGGAAAATTCCGAAGCATTGAGCGCTCTGGCGAAAAGTCTGAACACTCTTGTCGGCAAGTTCAAAATCTGA